The following proteins are co-located in the Echinicola sp. 20G genome:
- a CDS encoding shikimate dehydrogenase produces the protein MRKFGLIGYPLKHSFSKKYFTEKFEKENISGCQYELYELDTIDKFPELIKNNPELEGINVTIPYKQQVIPFLDELEPSCEAIGAVNCIKVRNGKLIGYNTDYIGFKDSLKSWLNGADQTKALILGTGGASKAVKQALISLNIPYMMVSRNTNEPDLVTYNELVKNEKHLQEHHLIINTTPLGTFPNTEEMPDIPLSQIGREHKVYDLVYNPEKTFLMRSMEARGAVVKNGLEMLHLQAEAAWEIWN, from the coding sequence ATGAGAAAATTCGGACTTATCGGTTATCCGCTGAAACATTCCTTTTCGAAGAAGTACTTTACTGAAAAATTCGAAAAGGAAAATATCAGTGGCTGTCAGTATGAGCTCTATGAGCTGGATACGATCGACAAATTCCCTGAATTGATCAAAAATAATCCGGAACTGGAAGGCATCAATGTCACCATTCCTTATAAACAGCAAGTCATCCCTTTTCTGGACGAACTAGAACCAAGCTGTGAAGCAATTGGCGCAGTAAATTGCATCAAGGTTAGAAACGGTAAATTAATTGGATACAATACCGATTATATTGGATTTAAAGATTCGCTCAAATCATGGTTGAATGGGGCCGACCAGACCAAAGCCTTAATCTTGGGCACTGGCGGAGCTTCTAAGGCGGTAAAACAAGCCTTGATAAGCTTGAATATTCCCTACATGATGGTATCGAGAAATACCAACGAGCCAGACCTCGTTACTTACAATGAGCTGGTCAAAAACGAAAAACACCTCCAAGAACATCATCTTATTATCAACACCACTCCATTGGGAACATTTCCCAATACAGAGGAAATGCCTGACATCCCTCTAAGCCAAATAGGCAGGGAACATAAAGTGTATGATTTGGTGTACAATCCTGAAAAAACCTTCCTAATGCGGTCTATGGAAGCCCGTGGGGCGGTAGTGAAAAATGGTTTAGAAATGCTACATCTCCAAGCTGAAGCAGCCTGGGAGATCTGGAACTAA
- a CDS encoding DUF368 domain-containing protein, producing MKQTKNYILTYLKGMGMGAADIVPGVSGGTIALITGIYETLLDSIKSFDLDALKLLAKFQIKDLWKHVNGPFLCSLFLGIFTSIFALSKLITYLMEEHPIPLWSFFCGLIIISSVLILRDIKRWNLMVFIAIPVGAVLAYWITGLNPIHSPNALYFTFVAGAIAICAMILPGISGSFLLLILGKYEAILNAVTERDFLTLGVFAVGCIVGILSFSRLISWLLKNHHAVTIAVLSGFMLGSINKIWPWKKVLSYRVSSSGEQKPFITENLWPNHYLTETGNEPKFFIGLLAFLFGILLVIGLERMAFYLKKK from the coding sequence ATGAAGCAGACAAAAAACTATATTCTTACCTACCTCAAAGGAATGGGTATGGGCGCAGCAGACATTGTTCCCGGCGTTTCCGGAGGAACCATTGCCCTAATTACTGGTATATATGAAACGCTTCTGGATAGTATCAAATCCTTTGACTTGGATGCCTTGAAGCTTTTGGCAAAGTTCCAGATCAAGGATTTATGGAAACATGTCAATGGTCCTTTTCTGTGCTCCTTGTTCCTTGGGATTTTTACTAGTATCTTTGCGCTCTCAAAGCTGATTACCTACTTGATGGAGGAACATCCCATCCCGCTTTGGTCGTTTTTCTGTGGCCTGATTATCATCAGCTCAGTATTGATCTTGCGGGATATCAAAAGATGGAACTTAATGGTTTTTATAGCCATTCCAGTAGGAGCAGTGTTGGCTTATTGGATCACAGGACTTAACCCTATCCATTCGCCAAATGCTTTGTATTTCACCTTTGTGGCAGGAGCCATAGCCATTTGTGCGATGATCCTTCCTGGAATCTCCGGAAGTTTTCTGCTCTTGATATTGGGAAAATACGAAGCCATCCTCAATGCAGTTACCGAAAGGGACTTCCTTACATTGGGAGTCTTTGCTGTAGGCTGCATAGTAGGGATACTTTCATTTTCCAGGCTGATATCCTGGTTATTGAAAAATCATCATGCAGTGACCATCGCTGTACTTTCAGGGTTTATGCTTGGCTCGATCAATAAGATCTGGCCTTGGAAAAAAGTCCTGAGCTACAGAGTTTCAAGTAGTGGTGAGCAAAAGCCATTTATAACTGAAAACTTATGGCCCAACCATTATTTGACAGAAACAGGCAATGAACCAAAATTCTTTATTGGTTTATTGGCATTCTTGTTTGGAATACTGCTTGTGATAGGATTGGAGAGAATGGCGTTTTATTTAAAAAAGAAATGA
- a CDS encoding phosphosulfolactate synthase yields the protein MNYVLKNVPVRTEKPRTTGYTMAMDKGLSLREVEDFIDSCGDYVDIVKLGWATSYVTKNLTQKLQIYKDAGIPVYFGGTLFEAFVIRNQFEDYRKVLDKFDLAYAEVSDGSITLDHDKKCEYISTLAKEVTVLSEVGSKDAAKIIPPYKWIEQMQTELDAGAWKVIGESREAGNVGLFRDSGEVRQGLVEEILTKIPEEKILWEAPQKAQQVWFIKLLGANVNLGNIAPNEVIPLETIRLGLRGDTFDHFLDLANV from the coding sequence ATGAATTACGTGCTGAAGAATGTGCCCGTACGTACAGAAAAACCACGAACTACCGGATATACAATGGCGATGGACAAAGGTCTTAGCCTTCGAGAAGTAGAAGACTTTATCGATTCATGTGGTGACTATGTAGATATCGTTAAACTAGGCTGGGCCACTTCTTATGTGACTAAAAACCTTACCCAAAAACTTCAAATATATAAAGACGCTGGAATCCCTGTTTATTTTGGGGGAACGCTTTTTGAGGCTTTCGTGATAAGAAACCAATTTGAAGATTACAGAAAAGTTTTGGATAAATTTGACTTGGCTTATGCTGAGGTTTCTGATGGATCGATCACCTTGGACCACGATAAAAAGTGTGAATATATCAGCACCTTGGCCAAAGAAGTAACGGTTCTATCTGAAGTTGGCTCCAAAGATGCCGCCAAAATCATCCCCCCTTACAAATGGATCGAGCAAATGCAAACTGAACTGGATGCAGGTGCTTGGAAAGTAATCGGAGAATCAAGAGAGGCCGGAAACGTAGGTCTTTTTAGAGATTCAGGCGAAGTAAGACAAGGTCTTGTAGAAGAAATTTTGACTAAAATACCGGAGGAAAAAATCCTTTGGGAAGCGCCTCAAAAAGCGCAACAAGTTTGGTTTATCAAACTTTTGGGGGCCAATGTAAACCTCGGAAATATTGCTCCTAACGAGGTAATTCCATTAGAAACGATTCGATTAGGTCTTAGAGGAGATACTTTTGATCATTTCCTTGACCTTGCCAACGTATAA
- a CDS encoding tetratricopeptide repeat protein: MTGDFEHDREEERALIERFENSLKANLDLFFDEEELEDIVRYYFDSQKFKKALKACKIALERFPFSIEIKLLYGQCLIFNDELEEGLEVLENINNLSPHNEEIILALSNGLLLNGSTKEAIQILEDFLPMAEDKAEVFYSLGNFYRAENNTEKAIHNYKEAVKLKINHEDALFQLAMITEEEGSFDEILQFYQEFIDQDPYSAGAWYNLGVVYNRLGRYEEAINAYDYALIIDDTFASAYFNMGNAMMNTQQYEQAIEAYQNTINCEGANSENCCYLAAAYEKLDQMDQAFKYFKKSAKLDPEYDDAWFGLGMCMLKKDKFFEAIHYFKKALKLSSVSANYWVGLADAEYHLGNLQASSEAYEEAINLEPGLMETYINLSIIYFDQNRFEEAIDVLKEGMDELPEEAELYYRLVVYLIKTGKYKEAFSYLENALTLDFERHEILYELMPEVKHQKAIYKIISQYKEGL, from the coding sequence ATGACTGGAGATTTTGAACACGATAGGGAAGAGGAAAGAGCATTGATCGAGCGGTTTGAAAATTCCCTAAAAGCCAACTTGGACCTCTTTTTCGATGAAGAGGAGTTGGAAGATATTGTCCGGTATTATTTTGATTCCCAGAAATTCAAGAAAGCCCTGAAGGCATGTAAAATTGCGCTGGAAAGGTTTCCTTTTTCTATAGAAATAAAATTGCTTTATGGCCAATGCCTAATCTTCAATGATGAACTTGAAGAGGGTCTGGAAGTACTTGAAAACATCAACAACCTTTCGCCTCATAATGAAGAAATCATCTTGGCACTCTCCAATGGCTTGTTGTTAAATGGCAGTACCAAAGAGGCCATACAAATCCTGGAGGACTTCCTCCCAATGGCAGAAGACAAAGCAGAAGTATTTTATTCGCTGGGGAATTTTTACCGAGCTGAAAACAATACCGAAAAAGCAATTCATAACTACAAGGAAGCTGTGAAGCTCAAGATCAACCACGAGGATGCCCTTTTCCAACTGGCCATGATCACTGAGGAAGAAGGGTCATTTGATGAAATTCTGCAGTTCTATCAGGAATTCATTGATCAGGATCCTTACAGTGCAGGAGCTTGGTATAACCTTGGTGTGGTATATAACCGATTGGGCAGGTATGAAGAGGCCATCAATGCCTACGACTATGCGCTGATCATTGACGACACCTTTGCTTCTGCCTATTTCAACATGGGCAATGCCATGATGAATACCCAGCAGTATGAACAAGCCATCGAGGCCTATCAAAACACTATCAACTGTGAGGGGGCCAACTCAGAAAACTGTTGCTACCTGGCGGCGGCCTATGAGAAGCTCGACCAAATGGACCAAGCCTTTAAATACTTCAAAAAATCAGCAAAACTCGATCCGGAATACGATGATGCATGGTTTGGTTTGGGCATGTGTATGTTAAAAAAAGATAAATTTTTTGAAGCCATACACTATTTCAAAAAAGCCCTGAAGCTCTCCAGTGTCAGTGCCAACTACTGGGTAGGATTGGCAGATGCGGAATACCACTTGGGAAACTTGCAAGCCAGCTCAGAAGCCTACGAAGAAGCCATTAACCTCGAGCCGGGCCTGATGGAGACTTATATCAACCTTTCGATCATCTATTTTGACCAAAACAGATTTGAGGAAGCCATCGACGTCCTGAAGGAAGGAATGGACGAATTACCAGAAGAAGCGGAACTCTATTATAGACTAGTAGTTTATCTCATAAAGACAGGTAAATACAAAGAAGCCTTTTCATATTTAGAAAATGCATTAACTTTGGACTTTGAAAGACACGAGATTTTATATGAGCTCATGCCTGAAGTCAAGCATCAAAAGGCCATATACAAGATCATCTCTCAATACAAAGAAGGATTATAA
- a CDS encoding NAD-dependent epimerase/dehydratase family protein yields MKILITGITGLLGSYLAREFQDLGEIHGLKRPESQTRLLGDLEDKIIWHEGDINDYQSLEDAFDEMDMIIHAAGLVSFSPKDKERLLKINCEGSTNVVNVMLEKGIKRIIHISSVAALGRTPDQNVIDENHKWVDSPWNTPYAISKYLGELEIWRGVQEGLEALVVNPSILLAKEKDQRSSTAIYNYVQKENPFYPKGALNYIDIRDAAKLTYLLYKESQWNERFILNNESIPYQYFFESLAKVMGKKAPKMAVNGTLINLAMAWNNFSRLFGKKSILNKQTAMLAQLPIEFNNAKISRAIDFNYTPLEETLQWAVNEK; encoded by the coding sequence ATGAAAATTCTGATCACAGGTATTACTGGTCTTTTAGGCAGTTATCTAGCCCGGGAATTTCAGGATCTGGGAGAAATCCATGGCCTCAAAAGGCCTGAGAGCCAAACCAGACTTTTAGGAGATTTGGAAGATAAAATCATCTGGCATGAAGGCGATATTAATGACTACCAATCGCTGGAAGATGCATTTGATGAGATGGACATGATCATTCATGCTGCCGGACTGGTTTCATTTAGCCCTAAAGACAAAGAGCGATTGCTCAAAATAAACTGTGAAGGAAGTACCAATGTGGTCAATGTGATGTTGGAGAAAGGAATCAAGAGAATTATTCACATCAGTTCGGTTGCCGCTTTGGGCAGGACTCCTGACCAAAATGTCATCGATGAAAACCACAAATGGGTCGATTCTCCCTGGAACACACCCTATGCCATTTCTAAATATCTTGGAGAACTGGAAATCTGGAGAGGCGTACAAGAAGGACTGGAGGCTTTGGTGGTTAACCCTTCTATTTTACTGGCCAAAGAAAAAGACCAGAGAAGCAGCACTGCCATCTATAATTATGTCCAAAAAGAGAACCCTTTCTATCCAAAGGGCGCCCTCAACTATATCGACATCCGAGATGCTGCCAAGTTAACTTATCTGCTTTACAAAGAAAGCCAATGGAATGAACGTTTCATTCTGAACAATGAGAGTATTCCGTACCAATATTTTTTCGAAAGCTTGGCCAAAGTCATGGGTAAAAAAGCACCCAAAATGGCTGTCAATGGAACCTTGATCAACTTGGCCATGGCCTGGAACAACTTTTCACGGTTATTTGGTAAAAAAAGCATCCTGAACAAACAAACAGCCATGCTGGCCCAGCTTCCAATTGAGTTCAATAATGCTAAAATTTCCAGAGCTATTGATTTCAATTACACCCCTTTAGAAGAAACCCTTCAGTGGGCTGTGAACGAAAAATAA
- a CDS encoding tyrosine-protein phosphatase yields MGLLDLFKTKKQTGPLSLDWMEVDMHSHLIPRIDDGSKSLNESIELIKRLHGYGLRKLITTPHVMTEFYKNTPEIISEGLTKVQEALKKEGIAIEIEAAAEYYLDEIFNEKLEKGEPLLTFGDNHILIETGFINKPRMLQETFFALETKGYKPIFAHPERYLYLHQDPELFDSLIEKGVLFQMNLLSLTGYYSKPVKQLAEKMIDRKAVKFVGTDCHNHRYLDALQHLPNSKYYSKLKALTLSNPQL; encoded by the coding sequence ATGGGATTACTGGATTTATTCAAAACTAAGAAACAAACGGGCCCCTTGTCATTGGACTGGATGGAGGTAGATATGCATTCACACCTTATCCCAAGGATTGATGATGGCTCCAAGTCTTTGAACGAATCTATTGAGCTGATTAAGAGACTTCATGGCTATGGCCTGCGAAAGCTGATCACCACACCCCATGTGATGACTGAGTTTTACAAAAACACACCAGAAATCATCTCTGAGGGATTGACAAAAGTCCAGGAGGCATTAAAGAAAGAAGGGATAGCCATTGAAATAGAAGCTGCAGCGGAATATTACTTGGATGAAATCTTCAATGAAAAACTGGAAAAAGGTGAGCCTCTACTGACATTTGGAGACAATCATATCCTTATTGAAACGGGCTTTATTAATAAGCCCAGAATGCTACAGGAAACTTTCTTTGCTTTGGAAACAAAAGGCTACAAACCCATCTTTGCCCACCCAGAGCGCTACCTCTATTTACATCAGGATCCAGAGTTGTTTGATTCCTTGATCGAAAAAGGTGTTCTTTTCCAAATGAACCTCTTATCGCTCACAGGTTATTATTCCAAGCCTGTAAAGCAACTTGCAGAAAAAATGATTGACAGAAAGGCCGTCAAGTTTGTGGGCACCGACTGTCACAATCATCGCTACCTTGATGCCTTGCAGCACCTCCCCAACAGCAAATACTACTCTAAATTAAAAGCCCTTACGCTCTCTAATCCTCAATTATGA
- the rfbC gene encoding dTDP-4-dehydrorhamnose 3,5-epimerase produces MEIRSTPIQDVYEIYPKVFNDARGYFLETYREDLLAEKGINTRWVQDNQSFSIAGTVRGLHFQHAPYAQAKLVRVITGKVYDVCVDLRKDSPTFGQSHGVILDSAQHNLLYVPEGFAHGFSVLEDAIFSYKCSNFYHKDSEGGIIWNDSDLDIDWKVGAPIISEKDLALPTLAEFKQQTGGGL; encoded by the coding sequence ATGGAAATAAGAAGTACCCCCATTCAAGATGTATACGAAATTTACCCTAAGGTTTTTAATGACGCTAGAGGCTATTTTTTGGAAACCTACAGAGAGGACTTATTGGCTGAAAAAGGCATCAATACCCGATGGGTGCAGGACAACCAGTCTTTTTCAATCGCCGGAACCGTTCGTGGGCTCCATTTTCAACATGCTCCCTATGCCCAAGCGAAATTAGTTAGGGTCATCACGGGTAAAGTGTATGACGTTTGTGTTGATTTAAGAAAAGACTCTCCAACTTTCGGTCAGTCTCATGGCGTAATCCTTGACAGTGCCCAGCACAATTTGCTATATGTACCAGAAGGCTTTGCACATGGATTTTCTGTTTTGGAAGACGCCATCTTTTCCTATAAATGCTCCAACTTTTATCACAAAGATAGTGAAGGAGGAATCATCTGGAATGATTCCGATCTGGACATTGATTGGAAAGTAGGAGCTCCTATCATTTCAGAAAAAGATTTAGCTTTACCAACACTAGCAGAATTTAAGCAGCAGACTGGAGGAGGTTTGTAA
- the hflX gene encoding GTPase HflX gives MSKYTRKLKKLIETAPQEETAVLVALIRQNQSEQEVEEHLDELAFLTETLGAREVYRFTQRLEKPDVRSFVGTGKLEEIQSYVKHFEVDMVIFDDDLSPSQMRNLENELKVKVYDRSLLILDIFLNRAQTAQAKTQVELARFQYLLPRLTRMWTHLERQRGGTATRGGAGEKEIETDKRMIRNQITLLKEKLRKIEKQGETQRKGRKGIVRVALVGYTNVGKSTLMNLVTKSEVLAENKLFATVDSTVRKVVLDHIPFLLSDTVGFIRKLPTHLIESFKSTLMEIKEADVLVHVVDISHPSFEDHIAVVNQTLTELGAGEKPILLVFNKIDLVPEMPSEEELMHMTELEVEEANYLDLDKLKKVYAKKTGIEPVFMAAQDGTNVEDFRKSLTAEVKKQHMKIYPHYLAAETYDLSQFEDWNEEEN, from the coding sequence ATGAGTAAATATACGAGAAAATTAAAAAAACTGATAGAAACGGCCCCTCAAGAGGAAACAGCTGTTTTGGTAGCCTTGATTAGACAAAATCAATCAGAGCAGGAAGTGGAAGAGCATCTGGATGAATTGGCCTTTTTGACCGAGACATTAGGCGCGAGGGAGGTTTATCGATTTACACAGCGACTGGAAAAGCCAGACGTAAGGAGTTTTGTGGGTACTGGTAAGCTGGAGGAGATCCAATCTTATGTCAAGCATTTTGAGGTGGATATGGTGATCTTTGATGATGATCTTTCTCCTTCCCAAATGAGGAATCTGGAAAATGAGTTGAAGGTGAAGGTATATGATCGTTCTTTATTGATTTTGGACATTTTCCTCAACAGGGCACAGACGGCACAAGCCAAGACTCAAGTGGAACTGGCTCGTTTTCAATATCTATTGCCAAGATTGACCAGGATGTGGACTCACTTGGAACGTCAGCGAGGTGGAACGGCCACTCGTGGTGGTGCCGGTGAGAAAGAAATCGAAACGGATAAAAGGATGATCCGTAACCAGATTACTTTGTTGAAGGAAAAGCTGCGCAAAATTGAGAAGCAAGGAGAAACGCAGCGAAAAGGGCGAAAAGGAATTGTCAGGGTAGCTTTGGTAGGATATACCAATGTGGGCAAAAGTACCTTAATGAATTTGGTGACTAAATCGGAAGTGTTGGCGGAGAATAAGCTTTTTGCAACAGTGGATTCTACCGTTCGAAAAGTGGTTTTGGATCATATTCCATTTTTGCTTTCTGATACAGTTGGGTTTATCAGGAAATTGCCTACTCACTTGATTGAGTCATTTAAATCCACCTTGATGGAGATCAAGGAAGCAGATGTATTGGTGCATGTGGTGGACATTTCCCATCCAAGCTTTGAGGATCATATTGCCGTGGTCAACCAAACTTTGACTGAGCTTGGAGCGGGAGAAAAACCGATTCTTTTGGTTTTCAATAAGATCGACTTGGTGCCAGAGATGCCTTCAGAGGAAGAGTTGATGCACATGACTGAACTGGAAGTGGAGGAAGCCAATTATTTGGATTTGGATAAGCTGAAGAAAGTTTATGCGAAGAAAACGGGAATTGAACCTGTTTTTATGGCAGCACAAGACGGAACCAATGTGGAAGACTTTAGAAAGTCTTTAACTGCCGAAGTAAAGAAGCAGCACATGAAGATCTATCCTCATTATTTGGCGGCGGAAACTTATGATCTTTCCCAGTTTGAGGATTGGAATGAAGAAGAGAACTGA
- the mtgA gene encoding monofunctional biosynthetic peptidoglycan transglycosylase yields MKKLIRFLGKIILWFFMLSIGFTVLYRFVPVYITPLMVIRMVEQSMDEKRAVKVDKKWTPIGEISRHMPQAVVASEDQKFLEHYGFDMDAIHEALDENQSGKRIRGGSTISNQTAKNVFLWPGRNYVRKGLEAYFTLLIELIWSKERIMEVYLNVIEVGDGIYGVEAAAQKFYKKPASKLSRQEAAMIAGILPSPLRWNPAKPTAYNYKRQSWILRNMNNLNPVGFGK; encoded by the coding sequence ATGAAAAAACTGATCCGATTTTTAGGAAAGATCATACTGTGGTTTTTTATGCTTTCTATTGGTTTTACTGTACTTTATCGCTTTGTGCCTGTTTACATTACGCCATTGATGGTAATTAGGATGGTGGAGCAGTCAATGGATGAAAAAAGGGCAGTAAAGGTGGACAAAAAATGGACGCCAATCGGGGAGATATCACGTCACATGCCCCAAGCTGTTGTAGCATCTGAGGATCAAAAATTTTTGGAACACTATGGCTTTGATATGGATGCGATCCATGAAGCCTTGGATGAAAATCAATCGGGTAAGCGCATCCGAGGGGGCAGTACGATTTCTAACCAAACCGCCAAAAATGTCTTTCTATGGCCAGGAAGAAACTATGTGAGAAAAGGCTTAGAGGCTTATTTCACACTGCTAATTGAATTGATCTGGTCTAAAGAGCGGATCATGGAAGTCTATTTGAATGTCATAGAGGTGGGAGATGGAATTTATGGCGTGGAGGCAGCTGCCCAAAAATTTTACAAAAAGCCCGCTTCAAAGCTCAGTCGCCAAGAGGCAGCCATGATTGCTGGAATTCTGCCCAGTCCCTTAAGATGGAATCCTGCCAAGCCAACCGCTTATAACTACAAACGCCAATCCTGGATATTACGGAATATGAACAACCTGAATCCCGTGGGCTTTGGGAAATAG
- a CDS encoding DNA replication/repair protein RecF produces the protein MHLKNLQLIQFKNYSKAKVTFSEEINCFLGINGSGKTNLLDAIHYLCLTKSAFNSVDMQNIQHEQSFFSMKAEFEKANKSIEIQCILESKKKKQLLNNGKAYEKMSEHIGLLPVVLIAPDDTALIKEGSEERRKFFDSILSQLDKNYLAKLVRYNHFLKQRNALIKQFAEQNRLDKNLLEPYDLELIRLSNWLYQERTLFIERFKPFLLHHYAEISGKREAVEIRYESQCAKADFEAYFHNSLQKDLILKRTNVGIHKDDFVFEIDEYPLKKFGSQGQQKSFLIALKLAQFQVFKEETNTKPILLLDDIFDKLDDYRIGKMMELVAHHEFGQLFITDARPERTKSILKDIDADIAYFDIEKGEIKNRF, from the coding sequence ATGCACCTTAAAAACCTTCAACTGATTCAGTTTAAAAACTACAGCAAGGCCAAGGTGACTTTTTCAGAAGAAATCAACTGTTTTTTGGGCATCAATGGGAGCGGGAAAACCAACCTGCTCGACGCGATCCACTATCTCTGTCTGACCAAAAGTGCTTTCAACTCCGTGGATATGCAAAATATCCAGCATGAACAGTCCTTCTTTTCCATGAAGGCTGAATTTGAGAAAGCAAATAAATCAATAGAGATCCAATGCATCTTGGAAAGTAAAAAGAAGAAACAACTCCTCAATAACGGCAAGGCGTATGAAAAAATGAGTGAGCATATCGGACTTTTACCCGTAGTATTGATCGCTCCTGATGACACTGCATTGATCAAAGAGGGAAGTGAAGAAAGACGGAAATTCTTTGACAGTATCCTCTCACAGTTGGACAAAAACTACTTGGCCAAGCTCGTTCGGTATAACCATTTTTTGAAACAGCGAAACGCACTGATCAAACAATTTGCCGAACAGAACCGGTTGGACAAAAACCTACTCGAACCTTATGACCTAGAACTGATCAGATTATCCAATTGGTTATACCAAGAAAGAACACTTTTTATTGAACGCTTTAAACCTTTCTTACTCCATCATTACGCGGAAATCTCCGGAAAGCGCGAAGCAGTGGAAATCCGCTATGAAAGTCAATGTGCCAAGGCCGACTTTGAAGCGTACTTCCACAACAGCCTTCAAAAGGACCTCATTCTTAAACGAACCAATGTAGGAATCCATAAGGATGATTTTGTTTTTGAAATCGATGAATATCCCTTGAAAAAGTTTGGCTCCCAAGGCCAACAGAAATCCTTCCTAATCGCCTTGAAGCTCGCACAGTTCCAAGTTTTCAAAGAAGAAACCAACACCAAGCCAATCCTGCTGCTGGATGATATTTTTGACAAACTGGACGATTACCGCATTGGTAAAATGATGGAATTGGTGGCCCACCACGAATTTGGCCAACTCTTTATCACTGATGCAAGGCCTGAAAGAACCAAAAGTATTTTAAAGGATATTGATGCGGATATAGCTTATTTTGATATTGAGAAGGGAGAGATCAAGAATAGATTTTAG
- a CDS encoding family 43 glycosylhydrolase yields MNYFRKLYLALTLVFAFGYSLLAQELKFNNPIAEQRADPWVCKSDDGTYFLIATVPEYDRIVIRQAKTINGLKDAKEKVVWRKHDSGVMGHHIWAPELHQINGKWYIYFAAGEAENIWNIRMWALSNPAEDPMEGEWKEEGRIVTDIESFSLDATTFEHQGKRYMIWAQNVMGGEHGTGLVMSEMQTPTTLTGPELVLTEPEFSWERVKYNVNEGPAVIKRNGKIFVTYSASATNDNYCMGMLWIDENADLMDINNWNKSPGPVFYSNEEVKRYGPGHNSFTLAEDGETVIMIYHARDYKEIQGHELSDPNRATRAREVKWTKSGFPDFMQKVGD; encoded by the coding sequence ATGAATTACTTCCGAAAGTTATACTTGGCCTTAACATTGGTCTTTGCATTTGGCTATTCTTTGTTGGCGCAAGAACTTAAATTTAATAACCCTATAGCGGAGCAGCGGGCTGACCCTTGGGTATGTAAATCTGATGATGGTACCTATTTTTTGATTGCTACCGTACCCGAGTATGACCGTATTGTCATTCGGCAGGCCAAGACCATCAATGGACTAAAAGATGCAAAAGAAAAAGTGGTTTGGCGCAAACATGATTCCGGTGTGATGGGCCATCATATTTGGGCGCCCGAGCTGCACCAAATTAACGGCAAATGGTACATTTATTTTGCTGCAGGGGAAGCCGAAAACATTTGGAATATCAGGATGTGGGCTTTGTCCAACCCCGCTGAGGATCCCATGGAAGGAGAATGGAAAGAGGAAGGCAGGATTGTCACGGACATTGAATCCTTCTCTTTGGATGCCACTACTTTTGAACATCAAGGCAAGCGCTATATGATTTGGGCACAGAATGTTATGGGTGGTGAGCATGGTACCGGACTGGTCATGTCTGAAATGCAAACCCCTACTACTTTGACTGGGCCTGAGTTGGTGCTGACTGAACCTGAATTTAGCTGGGAGAGGGTGAAATACAATGTAAATGAGGGCCCGGCAGTGATTAAAAGAAACGGCAAAATCTTCGTTACCTATTCGGCAAGTGCCACCAATGATAATTACTGTATGGGCATGTTATGGATAGACGAAAATGCTGACCTCATGGATATCAATAACTGGAACAAGTCACCAGGGCCAGTTTTTTATTCCAATGAGGAGGTGAAAAGATATGGGCCCGGACACAATTCCTTTACCCTGGCAGAAGATGGAGAGACTGTCATTATGATCTACCATGCCAGGGACTATAAAGAGATCCAAGGGCATGAATTGTCAGATCCCAACAGGGCTACCAGGGCAAGAGAAGTAAAATGGACTAAGAGCGGATTTCCCGATTTTATGCAGAAAGTAGGAGATTAA